The nucleotide sequence TCGAACACCCCGACGACCGGACCTTCCTCGAGAGCTTCAACAAGGTCATCTCCTCCCGCCGCCTGGCCCCGGGCCGCGCGCGCGACGGTGAAACCATCGACTCCCGGATGCTGATGATCTTCAGCAAGATATCGGTGTACGACTAGTCCCCGCCCTCGGGCCGGCGCTTTTCCCGGCGCTCGCGCCGGCGGTCCCGCCCCCGGCGCCCTTTTCGGGGTGCCGCCTCCTGCGGCGGGGGGCCGAGCAGGGCAACCTCCCGCGCGCTCAGGTCGCGCCAGCGCCCCGTCGGCAATCCCTCCAGGGTGCAGGGGCCGATGCGGGTCCGGACCAGCTTGAGCACCACGAGCCCCACCGCCTCCAGCATCCGGCGCACCTCGCGGTTTTTCCCCTCGGTCAGCACGATCTCGAGCCAGCTGTATTTCCCCCGGTCTTCGATCCGGGCGACACTCTCCGGCCGCGCCCGTTCCCCCCGCCCGAGTTCCACCCCGGCCCGCATCCTCGAGATCGTCTCGTCGTCGACCAGGGCGCTGGCCTTGACCAGGTAGGTCTTCGGCACCCGGGAGGCCGGACTCCTGACGAAATCGGCGAAATCGGTGTCGTTGGTGAGGAGGATCAGCCCCGAGGAATCCTTGTCCAGGCGCCCCACGGGGGAGACCCAGGGGAGGCTTTCGTCGAGGCAGTCGTACACCGTCCTCCTCCCGCCCGGGTCCCCGTGGCTCGTGATCACCCCCTTGGGCTTGTTGAAGAGGAGATAGACCCGGTGCGCCGGGCGCAGGCGGTTTCCGTCGAGGTGCACCGCGTCCACGCGCGGGTCGAGCCAGGCGTCGGGGTCCCGGGCGGCGCGCCCGTTGACCTTGACTCGACCCGCGCGGATGGCCGCGCACGCGGCGCTCCGGGACGCGAACCCGAAGCGCGAGAGCACGCGGTCGAGCGTCATCTCCCTTTTCGATTCCATCCCGCCCCCCTGGACCCGCGGCGGACCGGACCGACTCCCGGAGGCGCGCGGGATGCTTTATGGTACCATCATCCCGAATCGAACCGAACTGGGGGTACATATGATGGCACACCTCTCCGTCCTGTTGGGCATCGACGCCCGCTACGTGGTCTACCCTCTGATCGCCGTGATCGCGGCCGGCATCCTCCGCTTCGGCCTTCTCCGGACCCTGCGCAGGAAAGCGGCGCGGACCGCGACCACCCTGGACGATCACGTCATCCGTTACCTGGAGTCGCTCGTCACCCCGCTCCTCACCGTTGCGGTCCTCTATTACGTCGCCCACCTGATCCCCGTCCCCTCGGCGGCTGCCCGATATATCCACAGGGGACTGGGAGTCGCCGCCATCCTGATCGCCGCGGTCCTTACGGCAAGACTGATCACCGTCCTGCTCGCCGATATCGGCGCCCGCAGGGAAAGCTGGAGCCGTTTCCTGCAGCCGCTCGCGACCCTGGCCAAAATCCTCCTGGGCCTCCTTGTCGTC is from Acidobacteriota bacterium and encodes:
- a CDS encoding rRNA pseudouridine synthase, which codes for MESKREMTLDRVLSRFGFASRSAACAAIRAGRVKVNGRAARDPDAWLDPRVDAVHLDGNRLRPAHRVYLLFNKPKGVITSHGDPGGRRTVYDCLDESLPWVSPVGRLDKDSSGLILLTNDTDFADFVRSPASRVPKTYLVKASALVDDETISRMRAGVELGRGERARPESVARIEDRGKYSWLEIVLTEGKNREVRRMLEAVGLVVLKLVRTRIGPCTLEGLPTGRWRDLSAREVALLGPPPQEAAPRKGRRGRDRRRERREKRRPEGGD